The following is a genomic window from Scytonema millei VB511283.
TGGTGTAGGACAAGGGGCAACGTTTACGATCCAGTTGCCATTAATGCCTCCAAAGTAGGGCGATCGCACATTGCCGACTGCGCCCCTGGCTTGGTTGCAGCCAAAGCACCCGCCGCCGCACCCCATACTACTGCTTGTCTCAAGGGTAGTCCTTCTACTAGTGCCGCAGCTAAACCACCATTGAAAGCATCTCCTGCGGCTACCGTGTCTACAGCCTTGACAGAAAAGGCTGGGGTAAAAAATGTTTCTGCTTGAGTAGCACAAACGACACCCTTAGCACCAAGTTTGACGATCGCGTTCCCCACTCCTTTTTGTAACAAAGCCTGCGCTGCTTCGGTTGCCGCTTCTCGTCCATCTACAGTAAAACCAACTAATCGCCCCGCTTCTGTTTCGTTTGGGGTGATGATATCGACCAAGGGATAAAGTTCGTCTGGTAAGTTTTGGGCTGGTGCAGGATCGAGAATGACTTTGATTCCGGCTGCTTTTGCAACTTGGGCGGCTGCAATAACGGCGCTGAGGGGAATTTCGAGTTGGAGGAGTAGTATCGATCCCCCTAACCCCCCTTGAAACGGGGGGCTATTTGTTCCCCCCTTGTGGGAAGGGGGGTTAGGGGGGATCTTTAATAAACTCTGGAGACGTTCTACATCCGTCTCATCAACTCGTCCATTTGCCCCAGGAGTGATAATAATTTGATTTTCGCCATTATCGGCAACTGCGATCGCAGCTACCCCAGAACTGATACTTTCATCGACTAATACATTCTCAGTCTTGACTCCCGCCGCTTGCAGACTTGCTAATAATTCTCGACCGAAATTATCTCCGCCAATGCGCCCTACCATGTAGGAGGGAACGCCCAATTTTGCGATCGCAACTGCCTGATTCGCGCCTTTTCCCCCGGGTGCGGTAGCAAAACTATGTCCCGTCAATGTTTCCCCAGGTAAAGGTAATCTGGGTGTTTTGCTAACTAGATCGATATTGATACTACCGAATACGATTGCAACCATGAGCAGAAAGTCAAAAGTCAAAAGTCAAAGGTCAAAATCTACCTTTCATCTCTTACCCTACTCCTGTACGGGCGGGTTTAACTGCCGAACTATTTGTTCTGGTACAAGTAGCGTCAAAAACCCGCCCCTACGATTCCCGCATTCACAAAATTTGCGATAAAAATTTGCGCGTCCGTTCTTCTTTGGGGTTTTGAAAAAATTCTTGGGGAGGGGCTTGTTCGACTAACATTCCACTATCCATTAATACAATGCGATCGGCAACTTCGCGGGCAAACCCAACTTCGTGCGTCACGACTACCATTGTCATCCCCGATCGCGCTAAACTCCTCATCACATCTAACACTTCTCGTACCATTTCTGGGTCAAGCGCTGATGTAGGTTCGTCAAATAACATAATTTTAGGCTGCATTGCCAACGCCCGGGCGATCGCTACCCGTTGTTGTTGTCCGCCAGAAAGTTGTCCTGGGTACTTTTGCGCTTGTTCTAAAATTCCTACCCTTTCCAACAGTTGCATGGCGACTTCTTCCGCTTTTTGTCTTTTCCAACGCCGTACCCAAATCGGTGACAGAGTTACGTTTTGTAGTACGGTAAGGTGAGGAAACAAGTTAAATTGCTGAAACACCATTCCCACTTCTCTACGAATTGCATCGATGTTGCGCAAGTCGTGAGTCAGGGCAATTCCATCAATTTCAATTCGCCCTTGTTGATAATCTTCTAAAGCATTAAACGTGCGAATAAACGTAGATTTACCCGAACCAGAGGGACCCATCACCACCACCACCTCCCCCCGATTCACGGTAAGGCTAACCCCACGCAGGACGTAAAATTTGTTGCTGCTATACCACTTATGGACGTTCTCAGCAATAATCATTGGTTGTGGATTGTCATTTGTCATTTGTCATTTTTAATTGATAGTTGACGGTTGACGGTTGACGGTTGACGGCTGACTGTTAACTGTCAACTGTTAACTGTCAACCATTTACATTTAATTTCCGTTCCAAATAACGACTGGCTGTAGACATACCGTAGCAAAAGAGCCAGTAGAGTAAGCCAATGAATAAATAAACTTCGGCATAACGTCCGAGGAATTGGGGTTGTGCCAAAATTGAGCGAGAAATTCCAGTTAATTCTAGTAAACCAAATAGGGCGAGTAGAGATGTATCTTTAAATAAACCAATAAATTGACCGACGATCGCGGGAATTACGGCTTTAAGTGCTTGGGGTAATACGATCAATAACACAACTAAAGGCGAACTTAAACCCAAAGCTTTAGCAGCTTCGTATTGTCCTCTAGGAATAGCTTGCAATCCACCACGGATATTTTCTGCTAAATACGCTGCACTAAATAATACGAGTCCGGCGATCGCCCGTAGTACGCGATCTAAATTGCGGAAGTTAGGCGGGAGAAATAACGGTAACATTACCTGGGCTAAGAATAAAATGCCAATGAGTGGTAACCCGCGAATCACTTCAATGTAGAGGATCGATAAGATCCGGACTATAGGTAATGGACTTTGGCGACCGAGGGCGAGTAACACGCCAAAGGGAAACGACAGTACGATCCCGCAAATTGCTGTGAGTAGGGTTAGTAATAGCCCCGACCATACATTGGTTGGGACGGAAGTTAAACCCAAACCACCTCCAATTAACCAAATGTTGACGATAAATACTAATCCCCAAGCTGGGGTGAGCCAAGGGCTAATACTAGTAGGTAATTTGCGTCCAACTGCGTAGCCAACTATGGCAACAATGGCGATCGCTAATATCCACAAACGCGCACTCAGTTCTAAAGGTAGCAGTACAATAGCTGCAATAATTACCCCTAAAACAAATAAAATTGTCCGGCTAAATATGGGAGAGTTTCTGACAATATAACCCCAACAAAGCCCTGCTAAACCGATAATCAGCCCCAGTGCCGTCCACACTCGCCAATACAATTCAGGAGGAAATCGACCGACAAAAAAGAGCCGCAAGTTTGCACCTACGACTCTCCACTGTGCCGTAGTTAATGCCCAACTAATAAAGCTACTCAGTCCCCAAATAATGACTGTTAGACAAATTATTGTCAGGATACTGTTGTACCAAGTACTGAACAAATTTTTCTGTACCCAGTTAAGGGGAGATGTGGGTGGGTTAGGAGGCGCAGACGATTGGATTTGCAAGGGTCTATCTCTCCTTAATTTGCACGGTGCGGTTGTATAAATTCATGATGAGAGAGATGGTTAAGCTTGTGGTTAGATAGGTAATCATAATCAGCAACATCACTTCCACAGCCCGTCCCGTCTGATTAAATGTTGTGGAAGCAACGAAATAGACATCGGGGAAACCGACTGCGATCGCCAAACTAGAATTTTTGGCTAAGTTGAGATAGTGACTCGTTAAAGGTGGTATAATCACGCGCAATGCTTGTGGTAAAATCACCATTTGCATGATCCGATTTGGCTTCAGTCCCAAAGCACGGGCTGCTTCCCACTGCCCTTTTGGTACGGCTAAAATCCCCGCCCTCACAATTTCAGCAATATAACTACTCGTATAAATCACCAGTCCAGCGAGTAGGGCGCAAAACTCTGGCGACAGACGCAATCCACCCTCAATCTGTCCCTGCGTAACTTGCGGAATACTCAACCAAAAGGGAATACTGCGGGTCAAGATAAAAGCCACGATCGCCGCCCCTAAAATAGAACCCAAAGCATACCAAATTTGGTTTCCTACCTGTCCTCGTTCTACCATGACGCGCCCCCGCCAGCGCCACAAGGCGATCGCTCCAACAATTCCCGCCAGCAGTAACACCAACCAAATGCCTCCCCCCGAACCAATTTCCAGCCACGGGAAAAATACGCCTTGTCCCGTCAAGTAAGTAGAACCAAGAAGAGTAATAGGATTTTCAATTCCTGGTAGATTGATAAAAACGGCAAAGTACCAAAAAAATAGTTGCAATAGTAGAGGTACGTTGCGGAAGATTTCTACATAAGCAACAGCGATGCGTCGTACCAACCAGTTATCTGAAAGTTGGGCAATGCCAAAGATTAATCCAAAAATAGTAGCTAAAACAAGACCGATTGCTACCACGCGCAATGAATTGAGCAACCCGACAAAAATTGCCCGACTATAACTATTAGACGGATCGTAAGGAATTATACTTTCGCCAATATCAAAGGAGGCTTGGACTCCCAAAAAATCAAATCCTAACTGAATGCCTAATTGCCGCAGATTGTAGGT
Proteins encoded in this region:
- a CDS encoding ribokinase: MVAIVFGSINIDLVSKTPRLPLPGETLTGHSFATAPGGKGANQAVAIAKLGVPSYMVGRIGGDNFGRELLASLQAAGVKTENVLVDESISSGVAAIAVADNGENQIIITPGANGRVDETDVERLQSLLKIPPNPPSHKGGTNSPPFQGGLGGSILLLQLEIPLSAVIAAAQVAKAAGIKVILDPAPAQNLPDELYPLVDIITPNETEAGRLVGFTVDGREAATEAAQALLQKGVGNAIVKLGAKGVVCATQAETFFTPAFSVKAVDTVAAGDAFNGGLAAALVEGLPLRQAVVWGAAAGALAATKPGAQSAMCDRPTLEALMATGS
- a CDS encoding amino acid ABC transporter ATP-binding protein — translated: MTNDNPQPMIIAENVHKWYSSNKFYVLRGVSLTVNRGEVVVVMGPSGSGKSTFIRTFNALEDYQQGRIEIDGIALTHDLRNIDAIRREVGMVFQQFNLFPHLTVLQNVTLSPIWVRRWKRQKAEEVAMQLLERVGILEQAQKYPGQLSGGQQQRVAIARALAMQPKIMLFDEPTSALDPEMVREVLDVMRSLARSGMTMVVVTHEVGFAREVADRIVLMDSGMLVEQAPPQEFFQNPKEERTRKFLSQIL
- a CDS encoding amino acid ABC transporter permease; its protein translation is MQIQSSAPPNPPTSPLNWVQKNLFSTWYNSILTIICLTVIIWGLSSFISWALTTAQWRVVGANLRLFFVGRFPPELYWRVWTALGLIIGLAGLCWGYIVRNSPIFSRTILFVLGVIIAAIVLLPLELSARLWILAIAIVAIVGYAVGRKLPTSISPWLTPAWGLVFIVNIWLIGGGLGLTSVPTNVWSGLLLTLLTAICGIVLSFPFGVLLALGRQSPLPIVRILSILYIEVIRGLPLIGILFLAQVMLPLFLPPNFRNLDRVLRAIAGLVLFSAAYLAENIRGGLQAIPRGQYEAAKALGLSSPLVVLLIVLPQALKAVIPAIVGQFIGLFKDTSLLALFGLLELTGISRSILAQPQFLGRYAEVYLFIGLLYWLFCYGMSTASRYLERKLNVNG
- a CDS encoding amino acid ABC transporter permease, producing the protein MLVVIFIALIWDNLTYNLRQLGIQLGFDFLGVQASFDIGESIIPYDPSNSYSRAIFVGLLNSLRVVAIGLVLATIFGLIFGIAQLSDNWLVRRIAVAYVEIFRNVPLLLQLFFWYFAVFINLPGIENPITLLGSTYLTGQGVFFPWLEIGSGGGIWLVLLLAGIVGAIALWRWRGRVMVERGQVGNQIWYALGSILGAAIVAFILTRSIPFWLSIPQVTQGQIEGGLRLSPEFCALLAGLVIYTSSYIAEIVRAGILAVPKGQWEAARALGLKPNRIMQMVILPQALRVIIPPLTSHYLNLAKNSSLAIAVGFPDVYFVASTTFNQTGRAVEVMLLIMITYLTTSLTISLIMNLYNRTVQIKER